From Toxorhynchites rutilus septentrionalis strain SRP chromosome 2, ASM2978413v1, whole genome shotgun sequence, a single genomic window includes:
- the LOC129766850 gene encoding LOW QUALITY PROTEIN: trichohyalin-like (The sequence of the model RefSeq protein was modified relative to this genomic sequence to represent the inferred CDS: deleted 1 base in 1 codon), which yields MKEKRNREEKSKREEKRKREEKRKREEERKRRREGKRGRERKRGREEERGREEERKRGREEERKRGREEERKRGREEERKREERGERKREERGERKREEERKREEERGRERKRGRERKRGREEERGREEERGREEERKREEREEERKRGREEERKRGREEERKRGREEERRREEERKRGREEERKREEERKREEERKREEERKRGRERKREEERGREEERKRGREEERKRGREEERKRGREEERKRGREEERKRGREEERKRGREEERGKEEERKREEKRKRGRERKRGREEERGKEEERKREEKRKREEERKEEERGRERKREEERKREEERKREEERGKEEERKREEKRKRGRERKRGRERKRGRERKREEERGREEERKREEERGKEEERKREEKRKRRRERKRGRERKREEERKREEERKREEERGREEERGREEERKREEERGKEEERGREEEKKRGEERKREEERKRGRERKRGREEERKRGREEERKRGREEERKRGREEERKRGREEERKRGREERKRGREEEREERKRGRSIVAAANKNKNRYTVNGGQKGISCLLIYLPRYAATSGLPALRLHAGV from the exons ATGAAAGAAAAGAGGAACAGAGAGGAAAAGAGTAAAAGAGAGGaaaagaggaagagagaggaaaagaggaagagagaggaagagaggaagagaagaagagaggggaagagaggaagagagaggaagagaggaagagaggaagagagaggaagagaggaagagaggaagagaggaagagaggaagagaggaagagaggaagagaggaagagaggaagagaggaagagaggaagagaggaagagagaggagagaggagagaggaagagagaggagagaggagagaggaagagagaggaagagaggaagagagaggaagagagaggaagagagaggaaaagaggaagagagaggaagagaggaagagaagaagagaggggaagagaggaagagagaggaagagaagaagagaggaagagagaggagagagaggaagagaggaagagaggaagagaggaagagaggaagagaggaagagaggaagagaggaagagaggaagagaggaagagagga gaagagaggaagagaggaagagaggaagagaggaagagaggaagagagaggaagagaggaagagagaggaagagaggaagagagaggaagagaggaagagaggaagagagaggaagagagaggaagagagaggaagagaggaagagaggaagagaggaagagaggaagagaggaagagaggaagagaggaagagaggaagagaggaagagaggaagagaggaagagaggaagagaggaagagaggaagagaggaagagaggaagagaggaaaagaggaagagaggaagagagaggaaaagaggaagagaggaagagagaggaaaagaggaagagaggaagagagaggaaaagaggaagagaggaagagagaggaaaagaggaagagaggaagagagaggaaaagaggaagagagaggaagagaggaag gaggaagagagaggaagagagaggaagagagaggaagagaggaagagagaggaagagaggaagagagaggaagagagaggaaaagaggaagagaggaagagagaggaaaagaggaagagaggaagagagaggaaaagaggaagagagaggaagagaggaagagagaggaagagagaggaagagagaggaagagaggaagagaggaagagagaggaagagagaggaaaagaggaagagaggaagagagaggaaaagaggaagagaagaagagagaggaaaagaggaagagagaggaagagagaggaagagaggaagagagaggaagagaggaagagagaggaagagagaggaagagaggaagagagaggaagagaggaagagaggaagagagaggaagagagaggaaaagaggaagagagaggaagagaggaagagaagaagagaggggaagagaggaagagagaggaagagaggaagagaggaagagagaggaagagaggaagagaggaagagaggaagagaggaagagaggaagagaggaagagaggaagagaggaagagaggaagagaggaagagaggaagagaggaagagaggaagagaggaagagaggaagagaggaagagag gagaggaagagaggaagagaggaagagagagaagagaggaagagaggaaga AGCATAGTAGCTGCTgccaacaagaacaagaaccgTTACACAGTAAACGGTGGCCAGAAGGGCATTTCATGTTTGCTTATTTATCTGCCTCGGTATGCAGCGACATCAGGTCTACCCGCACTACGGCTGCATGCAGGAGTTTAG